One Desulfobulbus oligotrophicus DNA segment encodes these proteins:
- a CDS encoding TorD/DmsD family molecular chaperone, with product MPGLTCSSHQCADTVAETTILSRLYSFLALTMHYPDPELCNTVFFEAMTSLLESLGSQTELSLLRDWLNQTPDPLNDLRTAYTHLFITADSGETIPPYASIYRDGNGTLQGRSTEQIRNFYRQCGFDITDTNEPADHIRFQLDFLAALTSEARFEDEQFFLQTFFRPWFELFQKKFMQEARHPFYTVSIQLIDFFTKEEQ from the coding sequence ATGCCAGGTCTTACTTGTTCCTCTCATCAATGCGCCGATACAGTGGCTGAAACAACGATTTTAAGCCGACTCTACTCGTTTCTGGCGTTGACCATGCACTACCCCGACCCTGAGCTCTGCAACACCGTGTTTTTTGAGGCAATGACCTCTCTTCTCGAATCTCTGGGAAGTCAGACGGAACTCTCGCTGCTGCGCGACTGGCTCAACCAGACGCCGGATCCGCTCAATGATCTGAGGACTGCCTACACTCACCTGTTCATCACCGCAGACTCAGGAGAGACCATTCCTCCCTATGCCTCGATCTACAGGGACGGAAACGGCACATTACAGGGGCGCAGTACCGAACAAATCAGAAACTTCTATCGACAATGCGGTTTTGACATTACTGACACGAACGAACCGGCCGACCATATACGATTTCAACTTGATTTCCTGGCCGCCCTGACCAGTGAAGCCAGATTTGAAGACGAACAGTTTTTTCTTCAAACCTTCTTTCGACCGTGGTTTGAACTTTTTCAGAAGAAATTCATGCAAGAAGCTCGACATCCGTTTTATACGGTGTCGATACAGTTAATCGATTTTTTCACCAAGGAGGAACAGTAA
- a CDS encoding molybdopterin-containing oxidoreductase family protein, giving the protein MATNLTRRNFLKAASIAAASVPLSQVTAKAQSGVVKAPLVSPGSFKNTQTAVGGVCEMCFWRCQLVGKVRDGRLIKLEGNPKSIDNGEAICARGNAGVAMLYDPDRLKYPLKNVGERGAPKWQRISWEEALDTCATKLKTIIDRDGAKGLCFFGHGSHAKYLMDFLERTVSTPNISEASFFQCRGVRDTAYLATLDIAPDENVDMANAKVIFFTGTHIGENIHLSHAKNYLRGLEQGAKLIVVDPRYSASAAKSHIWVQIRPGTDTAFVLAIMNYLIQNKKYNADFVEEHGEGFAEMAKGIREWTLEKAAEECDVPASQIKEVADLMAANMPHVAIHPGRHTTWYGNDFQRCRALACLTGLLGAIGCKGGLVLPKGPKGLTRINWPYVPHEEDSVLRDVADEHHFSPPGTPTELLRDAAISGKPYPIKGAVICGQNIMQCMPNQEKTIKMLKQMEFVLCVDIMPTDSTMYADILLPDCSYLEKSDFIKTGQQWDLGKDPQQYIAPRMPLVAPGFERKDSIWITNELAKRMGYGDKIPAQNQEELADKALAGVNLSLAKIKAEGGIHVQPGVSPYDDIDDLTVHFYNEDMEDEGYPPIPTYVPIEQPPQGFVRLVYGRTPLHTFNRTANNPWLVNEAKTNPLWVNDKLAARLGLKEGDTIKLTNQDGVTSPTTTTVKVTPGIREDVVYLYHGYGTKNPEMTQAVNRGIDDNSLITKIAVDPESGAHGMRNNFVKIVKVS; this is encoded by the coding sequence ATGGCAACGAACCTTACCAGGCGGAATTTTCTCAAGGCCGCCTCGATTGCCGCTGCGTCCGTACCGCTGTCCCAGGTGACGGCCAAGGCTCAATCGGGTGTCGTCAAAGCGCCACTGGTTTCGCCAGGTAGCTTTAAAAATACCCAGACTGCTGTTGGCGGCGTTTGCGAGATGTGCTTCTGGCGCTGTCAGCTGGTGGGTAAGGTACGAGATGGTCGTCTGATCAAACTCGAAGGCAACCCCAAATCAATTGACAATGGCGAGGCAATATGTGCCCGCGGTAACGCCGGCGTTGCCATGCTTTACGACCCGGATCGTCTCAAGTACCCGCTCAAAAACGTTGGGGAACGCGGAGCACCCAAGTGGCAGCGTATCTCCTGGGAAGAGGCTCTGGACACCTGTGCCACCAAGCTCAAAACAATTATCGACCGGGATGGCGCCAAAGGGCTGTGTTTTTTTGGTCACGGTTCACATGCGAAATATCTGATGGACTTTCTTGAACGAACCGTGAGTACTCCCAACATTTCCGAGGCCTCTTTTTTTCAGTGCCGAGGTGTTCGTGATACTGCCTATCTGGCCACTTTGGATATCGCGCCCGATGAAAACGTGGACATGGCTAACGCCAAGGTGATTTTTTTCACCGGCACACATATCGGAGAAAACATTCACCTTTCCCATGCCAAAAATTATCTCCGGGGCCTTGAACAGGGAGCAAAACTTATCGTTGTTGATCCCCGCTATTCGGCATCTGCCGCAAAATCACACATCTGGGTGCAGATTCGTCCAGGCACCGACACAGCCTTTGTGTTGGCGATCATGAACTATCTGATTCAGAATAAGAAATACAACGCTGATTTTGTTGAGGAACATGGAGAGGGGTTTGCCGAAATGGCCAAGGGTATCCGCGAGTGGACCCTGGAAAAAGCGGCAGAGGAATGTGATGTTCCGGCCTCTCAGATCAAAGAGGTGGCTGACCTCATGGCTGCCAACATGCCCCATGTGGCCATTCATCCCGGCCGGCACACCACCTGGTACGGCAATGATTTTCAACGCTGTCGGGCCCTGGCCTGCCTGACCGGCCTGCTTGGCGCAATCGGTTGTAAAGGTGGGCTGGTGCTGCCCAAAGGCCCCAAAGGTCTGACCCGGATCAACTGGCCCTATGTCCCCCACGAAGAGGACAGTGTGCTCCGAGACGTTGCCGATGAGCATCACTTCTCGCCTCCCGGAACCCCCACCGAACTTTTACGGGATGCCGCCATCAGTGGCAAACCTTATCCCATCAAGGGGGCTGTCATCTGCGGTCAGAACATCATGCAGTGCATGCCCAACCAGGAAAAAACCATCAAGATGCTCAAGCAGATGGAGTTTGTTCTCTGTGTGGACATCATGCCCACTGACAGCACCATGTATGCAGACATCCTTTTGCCCGACTGTTCCTACCTTGAGAAGAGTGATTTCATTAAAACCGGTCAACAGTGGGACCTGGGTAAGGATCCACAGCAGTATATCGCTCCACGCATGCCGCTGGTTGCCCCGGGCTTTGAACGCAAAGACAGTATCTGGATCACAAACGAGCTTGCCAAACGTATGGGGTATGGTGATAAGATTCCGGCACAAAACCAGGAAGAGTTAGCTGACAAGGCCCTGGCCGGAGTCAATCTCTCTCTTGCCAAAATCAAAGCAGAAGGAGGGATCCATGTTCAACCGGGCGTCAGCCCTTACGACGACATTGATGATCTGACCGTTCACTTTTACAATGAAGACATGGAAGATGAGGGCTACCCGCCAATTCCAACCTATGTTCCGATTGAGCAGCCACCTCAGGGCTTTGTACGTCTGGTGTATGGACGTACCCCTCTCCATACCTTCAACCGGACCGCCAACAACCCGTGGCTGGTCAACGAGGCTAAAACCAATCCGCTGTGGGTCAACGATAAACTGGCTGCCCGACTGGGGCTGAAAGAGGGTGACACAATCAAGCTGACCAATCAGGACGGTGTCACTTCACCCACCACTACAACGGTCAAAGTGACTCCTGGTATCCGGGAGGATGTGGTCTACCTGTACCATGGCTACGGCACAAAAAATCCGGAAATGACCCAGGCGGTTAATCGGGGTATCGATGACAACAGCCTGATCACCAAAATTGCCGTGGATCCTGAATCCGGCGCCCATGGCATGCGCAATAACTTTGTTAAAATTGTGAAAGTCAGCTGA